The window GGTCAGTCATACTCATCAAGATTCTGTTCGTCATCGGCGCTCTTGAACGGTGTCAGGCTGTTGATGGCTACATATATTAACTAAAAAtcggaagaagaggaggatgataAAGCAGCAGGATCACCAACTTGCTCCTCTTCAGCTAGCATTTCTTTGGCAGTTAGTTTTTAAgaggacaggtactgctagtttattcagaacgcaggtcgcttataaagcagcgtgcggacgtcacacagaggaatacaatagaatttaggtgacccgaggtcaatcacactcggtaataattacaatggataaatacaagtaatgtaaaaagtaagcttacaagaattgacataacaacattctaacacatgtgcaaagaaaacggatacaaatgaattagcaatagatacatatttacacaggaaaaatatggctaatttcgcTTGACCCGATTTTGTAGGAGCGATATCGAAGAAAACAGatggttcaccatagaaaaccctctcagcggggactttacaaatacgcCCTCCCCCCAAGACAtgggtaatgtctgattaatctaggtatctgctgggccgtTGGAGAGTGCCGTGGCTCCACGAAGTCAGCTGGGGGTTGCGGTGTGAGCGGGAGCGGCTGGCTATGGCACTGGCTGGTTGCTTTCGCAGGCAGCCACGCGACCACCTTTTGGGGTGGCTCGGCTGCACAGGCGACGGTTCTAGCAGAGGGCGCTGCGTGGTATTGTCTGCTgtttcctccaacagggcgggcttgagatggtcgaccgacacccagtcgtcgTTCTCATGCATGGCGAGgcggaatgctttggtgttcctcTCGATCACGTggaagggccccttgtagggcctggttagtggAGGGCGGACGGCATCAttcctgacgaagatgtgggtggtggaggacaggccgggaggcgtgaaggTTGCTGACCTGTCGGTATACGtctgctggcagggggcgaacttcccgactatgttgcggagcctctggactgacgggttGTGACGATCTCCCGTGacgagttcgcccgggactacgaggggctccccgtagattttctctgctgcgAACGGGTCGCCATTgtctctgggggcggttctcagtccgaggaggacccaaggcagctggtacttccaatcctcggcagtgcagcgggccatgagggacgccttcagggacctgtggaatctctccaccaatccattggctgcggggttgtaggcggtggtggtgtggtgagaggtccccagcaggcgtgccagggcagaccacagctcagacaggaaggctgggcccctgtcggtggttatgtggtccggggcaccgaaccggctgatccagctggagaggagggcctcggcgcatgcactggcagtggcttcctgcatgggcattgcttcaggccacctggttgagcggtcgacgatcgtcaggaggtatctggccccgcctgatgggggaagggagcCTACCACATCTGTGTATGTGTCCAAaccgcctccccggctggggaaactcgcctacAACTGTCTCGGTGTGACACCCTATCTTGCTAgtttggcaccggatgcactgtctcacccaggccgtcgcgtccttccacataccgtgccagacgaacttatctgccagcagcttggtcatcatccttccggaggggtgggacagcccgtggatgacatcgaacaccagACGGCGGCGGGAGGTGGGTACCAGAGGGCGAGGCTGGCTGGTGCTTACGTCGCACAGCAGTTTTAgtcccccaggggcgaggggcacatccttccacttgagggatgtgatggtggtgcggtaggctggagtctgtgggtcggtggtctgctcctgggcgaggtcctcgtagttgatcccgagctgcaccacaTTGCGCTTGATCCTGGAGAGGGaatctgctacagggttcttcctgccggggaggtacttgattgtgcaggtgaactccgcgatggccgcgagatgccgctgctgcctggaagaccatgcgtccccctgctttgtgaaggcgtggaccagcggctggtggtccgtccagattgtgaagggcgtaccctccaggaggaacttgaagtgacgtaccgcccgatacactgcgcagagttccctgtcgaaagtGCTGTAACAGGCTTTCGTGGggctgaactttttgctgaagaaggcgatgggctggggggctccggcgacgatctgctccaggacggccccacaggcgacattgctggcaTCCATTGTCAACTGGAGGGGGCGGTGTTGGGGTCCTGGTAGGCCAAGGTGGTTGCCTCAGCAAGggtggccttcatcagggagaaggcctgctgctggtcgggtccccaaactaaggacttcggttggcccttcaggatctccattgggggggccatggtgtgtgcgaccccggggatgaaccttctgtagtagttgaccatcccgaggaattcttctacggccttgatggaggtaggggtggggaacctggtgatggctgcgacctttgatgcgagTGGAGGGACGccctccggggatatctcgtggcccaggaagtcggctttttcaacgccgaaggtgcatttatcgaacctgacgacgaggccgttctccttaCAAGTTCAGGTGTTATAGGGGGTTAGGATTTCAAGGAAAGAGTTGTCATGAGATGTGCTACTAGAGGGTCGAGGCTCAGATGTGGTGGAAGACGAGGGGGAAGGCGGTGGCACTGCAGTTGCTTTCTTAAGGAAGTAATCCATTGCAGCATGCACAGTCctttttttcgttcttcataaATGATTCAGTAATATGCAATAGTCTTTTGAAGTGCTCTCTCAGCTTGAGCAAATCGTTCCATGTTCATATCCTTTTGACCTAAAAGATTCGTTGCATTGTCAATTAAGGCAAATGCCTCTGccatttttttgtcataaaattttgCTCTGgatcttcttcaatttcttcatcttctgctctttatctctcttttgcAAGTTCAATTAAATCTTCTGCCATTAGCTCTGCATCttgcagttcttcgttggactggtcggtaccattctcggctagcacactgcaaGGCCCGAGTTTGAATCTCCGgtcggccattgaagaattagaggaatttatttctggtgatagaaattcatttctcgctataatgtggtttggattccacaataagctgtaggtcccattgctaggtaatcagctggttcttagccacataaaataagtctaatccttcgggccagccctaggagagctgttaatcagctcagtggtctggttaaactaaggtatactttaacttttctGCATCTTGCACATCCATAAGACCTTGGATATCTTCCTCTTCAATTTCTAAATCTGAATTTCTCCCAAGTGTcaagatctttttattaatttgcacAACTACTTCATCCTTATTGAAACCTTGAAGTGAGTGCACATACACTTTCTGcagatttttccaaattacattcatatactgtacctcctttacCTCCTTCCACGCCCTTCTGATATTCATAATGGCGTTCAGAACATGGAATTCCTTCCAGAATGTTCTGagttcttctttctcctctttatcCATAGCCTGAACAGCGTGAGCAAACATGTTTCGAAGATAATAGGCCTTGAAAGTAGCCAGGGCTCCctgatccatgggttgtatgagagaagttATGTTTGATGGCAGAAACCCAGCTTTTACGTTCTCGTTATTATCTCTGATGTGCAGAGGATGGCTGGGAGCATTGTTGAGAATCAGCAGAACTTTGAAGGGGATGTTGTTTTCTCTACAATAATCTTAAACTTCTGGAATAAAGCAATGCACAAACCAGTCTTCAAATAGCAGTGTAGTCATCCATGCATTCGTACTAAACCGGTAATGCACAGAAAGCATATGTTTGCTGATTCTTGCTAATGCCCTTGGATTTGTTGAATGATAATTCATGAATGGCTTGAGCTTATACCCAGTCACATTTCCCCCAAGCAGAACAGTCAgtcgatctttgtatgccttaaaccCCGGCATCGTTGTTGCTTCTTTACGCACGTAGACCATTGAGGCATCCACTTCTAGTACAGTTGACATTAAAGATTTTCTCCAGCAAGTGCCCTTCATCAGTGGCAATCTTGTGCAAAGCACCCTTGAATTTAGCAGCTTCTTTGGCATCAGCGCTTGGTACTTCACCGCTAATTTCCACACTATGAAAATAATGGTGTTTTTTGAAACTATGAAATCATCCAGCACTTGCTGCAAAATCCTTATGgttatctcattttttctttagttcctcGAAAAGCACAAGTGAGGTCTAGGTCAGGGCGAGACATACCCGCAtcccagcctctcgggccaatgTATCATAAactgtatg of the Macrobrachium rosenbergii isolate ZJJX-2024 chromosome 49, ASM4041242v1, whole genome shotgun sequence genome contains:
- the LOC136832351 gene encoding uncharacterized protein: MARCTAEDWKYQLPWVLLGLRTAPRDNGDPFAAEKIYGEPLVVPGELVTGDRHNPSVQRLRNIVGKFAPCQQTYTDRSATFTPPGLSSTTHIFVRNDAVRPPLTRPYKGPFHVIERNTKAFRLAMHENDDWVSVDHLKPALLEETADNTTQRPLLEPSPVQPSHPKRWSRGCLRKQPASAIASRSRSHRNPQLTSWSHGTLQRPSRYLD